One stretch of bacterium DNA includes these proteins:
- a CDS encoding NAD(P)/FAD-dependent oxidoreductase — translation MSGKANQNDHHVVIVGGGFGGLHAARRLAGARGVRVTLVDRRNFHLFQPLLYQVATGGLSPANIAAPIRAVLKRAENISVILGEATGIDVKNRRVVLSDGELEYDSLILATGLENNYFGHPEWERIAPGLKTIEDATRMRSRILSAFEMAEKGTDAAKMRAYLTFVIIGGGPTGVELAGALAEIAHHTLRRDFRRINPADAKIILVEASPRLLSAFPEKLSRLAERALVRLGVEVRTNSRAIEITEEHVVIKSGDAETKIPARTILWGAGIKGSPLGAEIARQTGVEMDKAGRIVVHEDLWIPGFPEIFVIGDLAHSRDGKGRELPAVAQVAMQQGDYAARHILNRLAGRATPPYRYMDYGRMATIGRRQAVADFHFIRFNGFFAWLAWLFIHLIHLVLFDNKMLVMFQWAWSYLTFNRSARLITNDRDSGGHSG, via the coding sequence ATGTCCGGAAAGGCCAATCAAAACGACCACCACGTCGTCATCGTCGGCGGCGGGTTCGGCGGGCTTCATGCGGCCCGCAGGCTCGCCGGCGCCCGCGGCGTGCGCGTCACGCTCGTGGACAGGCGCAACTTCCACCTTTTCCAGCCGCTGCTTTACCAGGTGGCGACGGGCGGGCTTTCGCCGGCGAACATCGCGGCGCCGATTCGCGCGGTGCTCAAGCGAGCCGAAAACATCAGCGTGATTCTGGGCGAGGCGACCGGAATAGATGTGAAAAACCGCCGCGTCGTATTGTCGGACGGCGAGCTGGAGTATGACTCGCTGATTCTCGCTACGGGTCTCGAAAACAACTACTTCGGCCATCCCGAGTGGGAGCGCATCGCTCCCGGACTTAAGACCATCGAGGACGCTACGCGGATGCGCAGCCGCATACTGTCCGCCTTCGAAATGGCGGAAAAGGGGACGGACGCGGCAAAGATGCGCGCGTACCTTACGTTCGTGATAATCGGCGGCGGGCCGACCGGCGTGGAGCTTGCCGGCGCGCTGGCCGAAATCGCGCACCATACGCTTCGGCGCGACTTCCGGCGGATCAATCCCGCGGACGCGAAGATAATCCTCGTCGAAGCGTCGCCGCGATTGCTTTCCGCGTTTCCCGAAAAACTCTCGCGGCTCGCGGAGCGCGCACTCGTTCGCCTGGGCGTAGAAGTTAGAACGAATTCGCGGGCGATCGAAATAACGGAAGAGCATGTCGTAATCAAATCCGGCGATGCGGAGACCAAAATCCCCGCGCGAACCATCCTTTGGGGCGCGGGGATAAAAGGCTCGCCGCTGGGCGCGGAGATCGCGCGCCAGACGGGGGTGGAGATGGACAAGGCGGGGCGCATCGTCGTCCACGAGGACTTGTGGATTCCCGGCTTCCCCGAAATATTCGTAATAGGCGACCTGGCGCACTCCCGTGACGGAAAAGGGCGCGAGCTTCCCGCGGTCGCGCAGGTCGCGATGCAGCAGGGCGACTATGCCGCCAGGCACATCCTGAACCGGCTTGCCGGTCGAGCGACCCCGCCATATCGCTACATGGATTACGGCCGGATGGCCACCATCGGCCGCCGCCAGGCGGTCGCCGATTTCCACTTCATCCGGTTCAACGGATTCTTTGCGTGGCTAGCCTGGCTGTTCATCCATCTCATCCATCTCGTTCTTTTCGACAACAAAATGCTTGTGATGTTCCAGTGGGCGTGGAGCTACCTGACTTTCAACCGCAGCGCGCGGCTGATAACGAACGATCGGGATTCGGGTGGACACAGCGGCTAA